One segment of Mastomys coucha isolate ucsf_1 unplaced genomic scaffold, UCSF_Mcou_1 pScaffold23, whole genome shotgun sequence DNA contains the following:
- the Kcnj1 gene encoding ATP-sensitive inward rectifier potassium channel 1 isoform X1, with amino-acid sequence MDASDRSVFRVLIKALTERMFKHLRRWFVTHIFGRSRQRARLVSKDGRCNIEFGNVDAQSRFIFFVDIWTTVLDLKWRYKMTVFITAFLGSWFLFGLLWYVVAYVHKDLPEFYPPDNRTPCVENINGMTSAFLFSLETQVTIGYGFRFVTEQCATAIFLLIFQSILGVIINSFMCGAILAKISRPKKRAKTITFSKNAVISKRGGKLCLLIRVANLRKSLLIGSHIYGKLLKTTITPEGETIILDQTNINFVVDAGNENLFFISPLTIYHIIDHNSPFFHMAAETLSQQDFELVVFLDGTVESTSATCQVRTSYVPEEVLWGYRFVPIVSKTKEGKYRVDFHNFGKTVEVETPHCAMCLYNEKDARARMKRGYDNPNFVLSEVDETDDTQM; translated from the exons ATGGATGCTTCAGATCGGAGTGTGTTCAGAGTCCTG ATCAAGGCACTGACAGAAAGGATGTTCAAACATCTTCGAAGATGGTTTGTCACTCATATATTTGGGCGTTCGCGGCAACGAGCAAGGTTGGTCTCCAAAGATGGAAGGTGTAACATTGAGTTTGGCAATGTAGATGCACAGTCAAGGTTTATATTCTTCGTGGATATCTGGACAACTGTGCTTGACCTGAAATGGAGGTACAAAATGACCGTGTTCATCACAGCCTTCCTGGGAAGTTGGTTCCTCTTTGGTCTCCTGTGGTATGTAGTAGCGTATGTTCATAAGGACCTCCCAGAGTTCTATCCACCTGACAACCGTACTCCTTGTGTGGAGAACATTAATGGCATGACTTcagcctttctgttttctttagagactcaagtgaccataggttacGGATTCAGGTTTGTGACGGAACAGTGTGCCACTGCCATTTTTCTGCTTATCTTTCAGTCTATTCTTGGAGTGATCATCAATTCTTTCATGTGTGGTGCCATTTTAGCCAAGATCTCTAGACCCAAAAAACGTGCAAAGACCATTACATTCAGCAAGAATGCGGTAATCAGCAAGCGTGGCGGGAAGCTCTGCCTCCTCATCCGAGTAGCGAATCTTAGGAAGAGCCTTCTGATTGGCAGTCACATATATGGCAAGCTTCTGAAGACAACCATAACTCCTGAAGGAGAGACCATTATTTTGGATCAGACCAATATCAACTTTGTAGTTGATGCTGGCAACGAAAATTTGTTCTTCATCTCCCCACTGACAATCTACCACATTATTGACCACAATAGCCCTTTCTTCCACATGGCAGCAGAGACGCTTTCCCAGCAGGACTTTGAGCTGGTCGTCTTTTTAGATGGCACAGTGGAATCTACCAGTGCAACCTGCCAGGTCCGCACATCTTATGTCCCAGAAGAGGTGCTTTGGGGCTACCGTTTCGTCCCTATTGTATCCAAGACCAAGGAAGGGAAATACAGAGTGGATTTCCATAACTTTGGTAAGACGGTGGAAGTGGAGACCCCTCATTGTGCCATGTGCCTCTATAATGAGAaagatgccagggccaggatgaaGAGAGGCTATGACAACCCTAACTTTGTCTTGTCAGAAGTTGATGAAACAGACGACACCCAAATGTAG
- the Kcnj1 gene encoding ATP-sensitive inward rectifier potassium channel 1 isoform X2 — protein MFKHLRRWFVTHIFGRSRQRARLVSKDGRCNIEFGNVDAQSRFIFFVDIWTTVLDLKWRYKMTVFITAFLGSWFLFGLLWYVVAYVHKDLPEFYPPDNRTPCVENINGMTSAFLFSLETQVTIGYGFRFVTEQCATAIFLLIFQSILGVIINSFMCGAILAKISRPKKRAKTITFSKNAVISKRGGKLCLLIRVANLRKSLLIGSHIYGKLLKTTITPEGETIILDQTNINFVVDAGNENLFFISPLTIYHIIDHNSPFFHMAAETLSQQDFELVVFLDGTVESTSATCQVRTSYVPEEVLWGYRFVPIVSKTKEGKYRVDFHNFGKTVEVETPHCAMCLYNEKDARARMKRGYDNPNFVLSEVDETDDTQM, from the coding sequence ATGTTCAAACATCTTCGAAGATGGTTTGTCACTCATATATTTGGGCGTTCGCGGCAACGAGCAAGGTTGGTCTCCAAAGATGGAAGGTGTAACATTGAGTTTGGCAATGTAGATGCACAGTCAAGGTTTATATTCTTCGTGGATATCTGGACAACTGTGCTTGACCTGAAATGGAGGTACAAAATGACCGTGTTCATCACAGCCTTCCTGGGAAGTTGGTTCCTCTTTGGTCTCCTGTGGTATGTAGTAGCGTATGTTCATAAGGACCTCCCAGAGTTCTATCCACCTGACAACCGTACTCCTTGTGTGGAGAACATTAATGGCATGACTTcagcctttctgttttctttagagactcaagtgaccataggttacGGATTCAGGTTTGTGACGGAACAGTGTGCCACTGCCATTTTTCTGCTTATCTTTCAGTCTATTCTTGGAGTGATCATCAATTCTTTCATGTGTGGTGCCATTTTAGCCAAGATCTCTAGACCCAAAAAACGTGCAAAGACCATTACATTCAGCAAGAATGCGGTAATCAGCAAGCGTGGCGGGAAGCTCTGCCTCCTCATCCGAGTAGCGAATCTTAGGAAGAGCCTTCTGATTGGCAGTCACATATATGGCAAGCTTCTGAAGACAACCATAACTCCTGAAGGAGAGACCATTATTTTGGATCAGACCAATATCAACTTTGTAGTTGATGCTGGCAACGAAAATTTGTTCTTCATCTCCCCACTGACAATCTACCACATTATTGACCACAATAGCCCTTTCTTCCACATGGCAGCAGAGACGCTTTCCCAGCAGGACTTTGAGCTGGTCGTCTTTTTAGATGGCACAGTGGAATCTACCAGTGCAACCTGCCAGGTCCGCACATCTTATGTCCCAGAAGAGGTGCTTTGGGGCTACCGTTTCGTCCCTATTGTATCCAAGACCAAGGAAGGGAAATACAGAGTGGATTTCCATAACTTTGGTAAGACGGTGGAAGTGGAGACCCCTCATTGTGCCATGTGCCTCTATAATGAGAaagatgccagggccaggatgaaGAGAGGCTATGACAACCCTAACTTTGTCTTGTCAGAAGTTGATGAAACAGACGACACCCAAATGTAG